The Mesorhizobium sp. B1-1-8 genome contains a region encoding:
- a CDS encoding four helix bundle protein — translation MVLAEDCYRVTKGFPRDEIYGMTSQMRRSAVSIAANIAEGYGRENRGSFVQFLRMAQGSLKELETHILLACRVGMLERGNETELLLRCEEIGKMMRSLIRTVQAKQAE, via the coding sequence ATGGTTCTTGCCGAAGATTGTTATCGCGTCACCAAAGGTTTTCCGAGGGACGAGATCTATGGAATGACCTCCCAGATGCGCCGCTCGGCGGTGTCTATCGCCGCCAATATTGCTGAGGGGTATGGTCGTGAGAACAGAGGTTCGTTCGTTCAATTTCTGCGCATGGCGCAGGGTTCGTTGAAGGAACTGGAAACGCATATATTGCTGGCATGCCGTGTCGGTATGCTGGAAAGAGGCAACGAGACTGAACTGCTGCTGAGATGCGAAGAGATTGGGAAAATGATGCGATCTCTTATCAGGACAGTGCAGGCAAAACAGGCGGAATAA
- a CDS encoding NADH-quinone oxidoreductase subunit D: MAETSVRNFNINFGPQHPAAHGVLRLVLELDGEVVDRVDPHIGLLHRGTEKLIEHKTYLQAVPYLDRLDYCAPMNQEHAFALAAERLLGIEVPKRGQLIRVLYAEIGRIMSHILNVTTQALDIGALTPPLWGFVEREKLMVFYERASGSRMHAAYFRPGGVHQDLPQKLIEDIGKWIDPFLKSIDDLDALLTPNRIFKQRNVDIGTVSLADAWAWGFSGVMVRGSGAAWDLRKSQPYECYSEMDFDIPIGKNGDCYDRYLVRMEEMRQSAKIMRQCVDRLLGADSSGPVSNLDGKVVPPKRAAMKRSMEALIHHFKLYTEGYRVPAGEVYAAVEAPKGEFGVYMVSDGTNKPYRCKLRAPGFAHLQAMDFLCRGHMLADVTAVLGSLDIVFGEVDR, from the coding sequence ATGGCTGAAACTTCCGTCCGCAATTTCAACATCAATTTCGGACCTCAACACCCGGCGGCGCATGGCGTTTTGCGCCTGGTGCTGGAGTTGGACGGCGAAGTGGTCGACCGCGTCGATCCGCATATCGGACTGCTCCACCGCGGCACCGAAAAGCTGATCGAGCACAAGACCTATCTGCAGGCCGTGCCCTATCTCGACAGGCTCGACTATTGTGCGCCGATGAACCAGGAGCATGCCTTCGCGCTCGCCGCTGAGCGGCTGCTCGGCATCGAGGTGCCGAAACGCGGGCAGCTGATCCGCGTGCTCTACGCCGAGATCGGCCGCATCATGTCGCACATCCTCAATGTGACGACGCAGGCGCTGGACATCGGCGCGCTGACGCCGCCGCTGTGGGGATTCGTCGAGCGCGAGAAACTGATGGTCTTTTACGAGCGCGCCTCGGGATCGCGCATGCATGCGGCCTATTTCCGGCCGGGCGGCGTGCACCAGGACCTGCCGCAGAAGCTGATCGAGGACATCGGCAAGTGGATCGATCCGTTCCTGAAGTCGATCGACGACCTCGACGCGCTGCTCACGCCCAACCGCATCTTCAAGCAGCGCAATGTCGATATCGGCACGGTGTCGCTGGCCGATGCCTGGGCCTGGGGTTTTTCGGGCGTGATGGTGCGCGGCTCGGGCGCTGCGTGGGATCTGCGCAAATCGCAGCCTTATGAATGCTACTCCGAGATGGATTTCGACATTCCGATCGGCAAGAACGGCGATTGCTACGACCGCTATCTGGTGCGCATGGAAGAGATGCGCCAGTCGGCCAAGATCATGCGCCAGTGCGTCGATCGCCTGCTCGGCGCCGACAGCAGCGGACCGGTGTCCAACCTCGACGGCAAGGTGGTGCCGCCGAAGCGCGCGGCGATGAAGCGTTCGATGGAAGCGCTCATCCACCATTTCAAGCTTTATACCGAGGGCTACCGCGTGCCGGCCGGCGAGGTCTATGCGGCGGTCGAGGCGCCGAAGGGCGAATTCGGCGTCTACATGGTCTCGGACGGCACCAACAAGCCCTATCGCTGCAAGCTGCGCGCGCCCGGCTTCGCACACCTGCAGGCCATGGATTTCCTCTGCCGCGGCCACATGCTGGCCGACGTAACCGCCGTGCTTGGCTCCCTCGACATCGTGTTTGGTGAGGTCGATCGCTAA
- a CDS encoding NADH-quinone oxidoreductase subunit E: MSVRRLAEARLQPASFAFNETNAAAAQQWIAKYPKGREQSAIIPLLMLAQEQEGWVTKAAIETICDMLEMPRIRGLEVATFYTQYQLNPVGTRAHIQVCGTTPCMLRGSEALMDVCRSKIHHDQFHTNADGTLSWEEVECLGACVNAPMVMIFKDTFEDLTPERLAEIIDLYEAGKGAEVKPGPQNGRTGSEPASGLTTLKSEKAILKSTRDKEAKAAAKAAKEAAAAAAPAAVPAAVVSQAPAAPVPSGPVGPSKSSKPKTDAPETSPALTTPSPVKVSPATEKAASVRPPRHSAANANQASPEVEAVSKPRSGPKNKAEPAAAFKSPETKQPAAKTARPSLDDENRPAGIERPSAVDDLKLISGVGPKIEGILHSLGIYTFAQVASWKKAEREWVDGYLNFRGRIERDDWVNQAKALAKGGVEEYIRVFGKKPV; this comes from the coding sequence ATGTCAGTCCGCCGCCTCGCAGAAGCCCGCCTCCAGCCAGCCTCCTTCGCCTTCAACGAGACGAATGCGGCGGCGGCTCAGCAATGGATTGCCAAATATCCGAAAGGCCGCGAGCAGTCGGCGATCATTCCGCTGCTGATGCTGGCGCAGGAGCAGGAAGGCTGGGTCACCAAGGCGGCGATCGAGACGATCTGCGACATGCTTGAAATGCCGCGCATCCGCGGGCTCGAGGTGGCGACCTTCTACACGCAATACCAGCTCAATCCTGTCGGCACGCGCGCCCATATCCAGGTCTGCGGCACCACGCCCTGCATGCTGCGCGGCTCCGAAGCGCTGATGGACGTCTGCCGTTCGAAGATCCATCACGACCAGTTTCACACCAACGCCGATGGCACGCTGTCGTGGGAAGAGGTCGAGTGCCTCGGCGCCTGCGTCAACGCGCCGATGGTGATGATCTTCAAGGACACGTTCGAGGACCTGACGCCGGAACGGCTGGCCGAGATCATCGATCTCTACGAGGCCGGCAAGGGCGCCGAGGTCAAGCCGGGCCCGCAGAACGGGCGCACCGGCTCCGAGCCGGCTTCCGGCCTGACGACGCTGAAGAGCGAGAAGGCGATCCTGAAGTCGACCCGCGACAAGGAAGCCAAGGCGGCGGCGAAGGCGGCCAAGGAGGCAGCTGCCGCGGCCGCGCCGGCTGCTGTACCCGCTGCTGTCGTGTCGCAGGCGCCTGCCGCGCCGGTACCTTCCGGCCCGGTCGGGCCGTCGAAATCCAGCAAGCCCAAGACCGATGCGCCGGAAACCAGCCCGGCATTGACGACTCCGTCGCCGGTCAAGGTTTCGCCGGCCACAGAGAAGGCGGCCAGCGTCAGGCCACCGCGCCACTCGGCAGCGAACGCCAACCAGGCTTCTCCGGAAGTCGAGGCGGTTTCGAAGCCGCGCAGCGGGCCGAAGAACAAGGCCGAACCGGCCGCCGCGTTCAAGTCGCCGGAAACCAAGCAGCCTGCCGCCAAGACGGCAAGGCCATCGCTTGATGACGAGAACCGGCCGGCGGGCATCGAGCGGCCGTCAGCGGTCGACGATCTCAAGCTGATCTCCGGCGTCGGTCCGAAGATCGAAGGTATCTTGCATTCGCTCGGCATCTACACCTTCGCGCAGGTCGCCTCCTGGAAGAAGGCCGAGCGCGAATGGGTCGACGGCTATCTCAATTTCCGCGGCCGCATTGAGCGCGACGACTGGGTGAACCAGGCCAAGGCGCTCGCCAAGGGCGGTGTCGAGGAATACATCCGCGTCTTCGGCAAGAAGCCGGTCTGA
- the nuoF gene encoding NADH-quinone oxidoreductase subunit NuoF yields MLQDKDRIFTNIYGLFDKSLAGAQSRGAWDDTPGLIAKGRDWIVNEMKASGLRGRGGAGFPTGLKWSFMPKQSDGRPSYLVINADESEPGTCKDRDILRNDPHTLVEGALVAGFAMGAIAAYIYVRGEFIREREALQRAIDEAYEARLIGKGNTSGYDFDIYMHHGAGAYICGEETALLESLEGKKGQPRLKPPFPANVGLYGCPTTVNNVESIAVAPTILRRGAAWFSSFGRPNNAGTKLFCVSGHVNNPCTVEEAMSIPFRELIETHCGGIRGGWDNLLAVIPGGASVPLVPAGQIIDAPMDFDALRDLKSGLGTAAVIVMDKSTDIVKAIARLSYFYKHESCGQCTPCREGTGWMWRVMERLVRGEAQKREIDMLLDVTKQVEGHTICALGDAAAWPIQGLMRHFRGEVERRIDEFSRNAHRVEPVMVAAE; encoded by the coding sequence ATGCTGCAGGACAAAGACCGCATCTTCACCAACATCTACGGCCTGTTCGACAAGTCGCTGGCGGGAGCGCAATCGCGCGGCGCCTGGGACGATACCCCTGGCCTCATCGCCAAGGGACGCGACTGGATCGTCAACGAGATGAAGGCCAGCGGCCTGCGCGGCCGCGGCGGCGCCGGCTTCCCGACCGGCCTGAAATGGTCGTTCATGCCCAAGCAGAGCGACGGCCGCCCGAGCTATCTCGTCATCAATGCCGATGAATCCGAGCCCGGCACCTGCAAGGACCGCGACATCCTGCGCAACGATCCGCACACGCTGGTCGAAGGCGCCCTGGTCGCCGGCTTCGCCATGGGCGCGATCGCCGCCTATATCTACGTGCGCGGCGAGTTCATCCGCGAGCGCGAGGCGCTGCAGCGCGCCATCGACGAGGCCTATGAAGCCAGGCTGATCGGCAAGGGCAACACCTCCGGCTACGATTTCGATATCTATATGCACCATGGCGCCGGCGCCTATATCTGCGGCGAGGAGACGGCGCTGCTCGAAAGCCTCGAAGGCAAGAAGGGCCAGCCCAGGCTGAAGCCGCCGTTCCCGGCCAATGTCGGCCTTTATGGCTGCCCGACCACGGTCAACAATGTCGAATCGATCGCGGTGGCGCCGACCATCCTGCGGCGCGGCGCGGCCTGGTTCTCGTCCTTCGGCCGGCCGAACAATGCCGGCACCAAGCTGTTCTGCGTCTCCGGCCACGTCAACAATCCGTGCACCGTCGAAGAGGCGATGTCGATCCCGTTCCGCGAGTTGATCGAGACGCATTGCGGCGGCATTCGCGGCGGCTGGGACAATCTGCTGGCCGTGATCCCGGGCGGCGCCTCGGTGCCGCTGGTGCCGGCCGGCCAGATCATCGACGCACCGATGGATTTCGACGCGCTGCGCGACCTGAAATCCGGCCTCGGCACCGCGGCTGTCATCGTCATGGACAAGTCGACCGATATCGTGAAGGCGATCGCGAGACTTTCCTACTTCTACAAGCATGAGAGCTGCGGCCAGTGCACGCCTTGCCGCGAAGGCACCGGCTGGATGTGGCGGGTGATGGAGCGGCTGGTGCGCGGCGAGGCGCAAAAGCGCGAGATCGACATGCTGCTCGATGTCACCAAGCAGGTCGAGGGCCACACGATCTGCGCGCTGGGCGACGCGGCGGCCTGGCCGATCCAGGGCCTGATGCGGCACTTCCGCGGCGAGGTGGAGCGGCGCATCGACGAGTTTTCGCGCAACGCCCACCGGGTGGAACCGGTGATGGTTGCTGCGGAATAG
- a CDS encoding NADH-ubiquinone dehydrogenase, whose amino-acid sequence MAPYSKAYPLMPDLDQFEKMNQDLTKMMPKEMASAVNLMAHPVAGAAAMSALGIGLANQAFGVWMGAVTGAFEASQRMFQPIFEEFETQAEAANNSSKARKATETLIAEAQTFARDVTDIAANATEKAHDSTGADMVAQTAATGLMPEDFKQPKAVAKPARPSDLKAISGIGPKLEKVLNGLGIWTYRQIAAWTSEEIAWVEDYLSLAGRIGRDDWTGQAAALAAKKK is encoded by the coding sequence ATGGCGCCGTATTCGAAAGCCTACCCACTGATGCCCGATTTGGACCAATTCGAGAAGATGAACCAGGACCTGACCAAGATGATGCCCAAGGAGATGGCCAGCGCCGTCAACCTGATGGCGCATCCGGTCGCCGGCGCGGCGGCGATGTCGGCGCTCGGCATCGGTCTTGCCAACCAGGCCTTCGGCGTCTGGATGGGCGCGGTCACCGGCGCATTCGAAGCATCGCAACGTATGTTCCAGCCGATCTTCGAAGAATTCGAGACGCAGGCCGAAGCCGCCAATAACTCGTCCAAGGCCCGCAAGGCGACGGAGACGCTGATCGCCGAGGCGCAGACCTTCGCCAGGGACGTGACCGACATTGCGGCGAACGCCACCGAGAAAGCGCATGACTCGACCGGCGCCGACATGGTTGCGCAAACGGCCGCGACCGGGCTGATGCCGGAAGATTTCAAGCAGCCCAAGGCTGTCGCGAAGCCGGCAAGGCCTTCAGACCTGAAGGCGATATCGGGCATCGGGCCGAAGCTCGAGAAGGTGCTCAACGGGCTCGGCATCTGGACCTATCGCCAGATCGCGGCCTGGACGTCGGAAGAGATTGCCTGGGTCGAGGATTATCTGTCGCTCGCCGGCCGCATCGGCCGTGACGACTGGACCGGGCAGGCGGCGGCGCTCGCGGCGAAGAAGAAGTGA
- the nuoG gene encoding NADH-quinone oxidoreductase subunit NuoG — MAKLKVDGKEITVPDHYTLLQAAEDAGAEVPRFCYHERLSIAGNCRMCLIEVKGGPPKPQASCAMGVRDLRPGPNGEPPEIFTNTPMVKKAREGVMEFLLINHPLDCPICDQGGECDLQDQAMAFGVDSSRYHENKRAVEDKYIGPLVKTVMNRCIHCTRCVRFTTEVAGISELGLIGRGEDAEITTYLEEAMTSELQGNVIDLCPVGALTSKPFAFQARPWELTKTESIDVMDAVGSAIRVDSRGREVMRILPRVNEAVNEEWISDKTRFIWDGLRTQRLDRPYVRKNGKLVPASWAEAFAAIKDEVGKTAPERIGAIAGDLAAVEEIYALKLLMGALGSKNIDCRQDGAALDPSLGRASYIFNPTIEGIEQADAVLIIGANPRFEASVLNARIRKRWRVGNLPVGVIGDVGDTRYDYELLGAGPESLKDLADGNGKFFEVLSKATHPLIIVGQGALARTDGAAVLGQAARLAAAVNAVTADWNGFAVLHNAAARVGGLDVGFVPGEGGKNVAGMLGQTDLLFLLGADEIDMARTGGAFVVYIGTHGDAGAHRANVILPGAAYTEKSGTYINTEGRVQQTNRAGFAPGEAREDWAILRALSDVLGKKLPFDSLPQLRAKLYGEYPHLARIDQVAAGSADDVARAAKLGGRLNKGAFTSPVKDFYLTNPIARASAVMAECSALAKSGFKQAAE, encoded by the coding sequence ATGGCAAAGCTCAAGGTCGACGGGAAAGAAATAACGGTACCCGACCATTACACGCTGCTGCAGGCGGCCGAGGACGCCGGCGCGGAGGTGCCACGCTTCTGCTACCACGAGCGGCTTTCCATCGCCGGCAATTGCCGCATGTGCCTGATCGAGGTGAAGGGCGGGCCGCCCAAGCCGCAGGCCTCCTGCGCCATGGGCGTGCGCGACCTGCGCCCCGGCCCGAACGGCGAGCCGCCGGAAATCTTCACCAACACGCCGATGGTTAAGAAGGCCCGCGAAGGCGTGATGGAGTTCCTGCTGATCAACCATCCGCTGGATTGCCCGATCTGCGACCAGGGCGGTGAGTGCGACCTGCAGGACCAGGCAATGGCGTTCGGCGTCGATTCCTCGCGCTATCACGAGAACAAGCGCGCGGTCGAAGACAAGTATATCGGCCCGCTGGTCAAGACGGTGATGAACCGCTGCATCCACTGCACGCGCTGCGTCCGCTTCACCACCGAGGTCGCCGGTATTTCCGAGCTTGGACTGATCGGCCGCGGCGAGGATGCCGAGATCACCACCTATCTTGAGGAGGCGATGACGTCGGAGCTGCAGGGCAACGTCATCGACCTCTGCCCGGTCGGCGCATTGACCTCGAAGCCGTTCGCCTTCCAGGCGCGGCCCTGGGAACTGACCAAGACCGAATCGATCGACGTCATGGATGCCGTCGGCTCGGCGATCCGCGTCGATAGCCGAGGCCGCGAGGTGATGCGCATCCTGCCGCGCGTCAACGAGGCGGTGAACGAGGAGTGGATTTCGGACAAAACCCGCTTCATCTGGGACGGCCTGCGCACGCAGCGTCTCGACCGCCCCTATGTGCGCAAGAACGGCAAGCTTGTCCCGGCAAGCTGGGCCGAGGCCTTCGCGGCGATCAAGGACGAGGTGGGCAAGACCGCGCCCGAGCGGATCGGCGCCATTGCCGGCGACCTCGCGGCGGTCGAGGAGATCTATGCGCTGAAGCTCCTGATGGGCGCGCTCGGCTCGAAGAACATCGACTGCCGCCAGGACGGCGCAGCGCTCGATCCGTCGCTCGGCCGCGCCAGCTACATCTTCAATCCGACCATCGAAGGCATCGAACAGGCCGACGCGGTGCTGATCATCGGCGCCAATCCGCGTTTCGAGGCCTCGGTGCTCAATGCCCGTATCCGCAAGCGCTGGCGCGTCGGCAATCTGCCGGTCGGCGTCATCGGCGATGTCGGCGACACGCGCTACGACTACGAGTTGCTCGGCGCCGGTCCGGAATCGCTGAAGGACCTTGCCGACGGCAACGGCAAGTTCTTCGAAGTGCTGAGCAAGGCGACGCATCCGCTGATCATCGTCGGCCAGGGCGCGCTGGCGCGCACCGATGGCGCGGCGGTGCTCGGCCAGGCGGCAAGGCTGGCGGCCGCCGTCAATGCGGTCACGGCCGACTGGAACGGCTTTGCCGTGCTCCACAACGCAGCGGCCAGGGTCGGCGGCCTAGATGTCGGCTTCGTGCCGGGCGAGGGCGGCAAGAACGTCGCCGGCATGCTGGGCCAGACAGATCTGCTCTTCCTGCTCGGCGCCGACGAGATCGACATGGCCAGGACCGGCGGCGCCTTCGTCGTCTATATCGGCACGCATGGCGATGCCGGCGCGCACCGCGCCAACGTCATCCTGCCGGGCGCCGCCTACACCGAAAAATCCGGCACCTATATCAATACCGAAGGCCGCGTGCAGCAGACGAACCGCGCCGGTTTCGCGCCGGGCGAGGCGCGCGAGGACTGGGCGATCCTGAGGGCGCTGTCGGACGTGCTCGGCAAGAAGCTGCCGTTCGATTCGCTGCCGCAGCTGCGCGCCAAGCTCTATGGCGAATATCCACATCTTGCCCGCATCGACCAGGTCGCCGCCGGCAGCGCCGACGATGTCGCCAGAGCGGCGAAGCTCGGCGGGCGGCTGAACAAGGGCGCCTTCACCTCGCCGGTAAAGGACTTCTATCTAACCAACCCGATCGCGCGGGCGTCGGCCGTGATGGCCGAATGCTCGGCGCTGGCCAAGAGCGGCTTCAAGCAGGCGGCGGAATAA
- the nuoH gene encoding NADH-quinone oxidoreductase subunit NuoH has protein sequence METFLSFYVLPALLILVKSVVLIVVLLIGVAYLLYADRKIWAAVQLRRGPNVVGPWGTLQAFADLLKFVFKEPVIPSGANKGVFLLAPLVSAVLAISAWAVIPVNEGWAIANINVGILYVFAISSLEVYGVIMGGWASNSKYPFLGALRSAAQMVSYEVSIGFVIVTVLLTVGSLNLSDIVMSQQDGLGTRLGLPNTFLDWHWLSLFPMFVVFFISALAETNRPPFDLVEAESELVAGHMVEYSSTPFLLFFLGEYVAVVLMCALATILFLGGWLPPFNFAPFTWVPGVIWFVLKICLMFFMFSMVKAFVPRYRYDQLMRLGWKVFLPISLFMVVATAAFLKITGFA, from the coding sequence ATGGAAACCTTCCTCTCCTTCTACGTGCTGCCGGCGCTGCTGATCCTGGTGAAGTCGGTCGTGCTGATCGTCGTGCTTCTGATCGGCGTCGCTTATCTGCTCTACGCCGACCGCAAGATCTGGGCGGCGGTGCAGTTGCGCCGCGGCCCGAACGTCGTCGGTCCGTGGGGAACGCTGCAGGCCTTTGCCGACCTTCTGAAATTCGTCTTCAAGGAGCCGGTGATCCCGTCGGGCGCCAACAAGGGCGTGTTCCTTCTGGCGCCGTTGGTTTCCGCCGTGCTGGCGATCTCGGCCTGGGCGGTCATTCCGGTCAATGAGGGCTGGGCGATCGCCAACATCAATGTCGGCATCCTCTATGTCTTCGCCATCTCCTCGCTCGAGGTCTATGGCGTGATCATGGGGGGCTGGGCGTCGAACTCGAAATATCCGTTCCTCGGCGCGCTGCGCTCCGCAGCGCAGATGGTGTCCTACGAAGTCTCGATCGGCTTCGTTATCGTCACCGTGCTGCTCACCGTCGGCTCGCTCAACCTCTCCGACATCGTCATGTCGCAGCAGGACGGTCTCGGCACGCGGCTCGGCCTGCCCAACACCTTCCTCGACTGGCACTGGCTGTCGCTGTTCCCGATGTTCGTGGTGTTCTTCATCTCGGCGCTTGCCGAGACGAACCGCCCGCCTTTCGACCTCGTCGAGGCGGAATCGGAACTGGTCGCCGGCCATATGGTCGAATATTCCTCGACGCCGTTCCTCTTGTTCTTCCTCGGCGAGTATGTCGCCGTCGTGCTGATGTGCGCGCTGGCCACCATCCTCTTCCTCGGCGGCTGGCTGCCGCCGTTCAACTTCGCGCCCTTCACCTGGGTGCCCGGGGTGATCTGGTTCGTGCTGAAGATCTGCCTGATGTTCTTCATGTTTTCGATGGTGAAGGCTTTCGTGCCGCGCTACCGCTACGACCAGCTGATGCGGCTGGGCTGGAAGGTGTTCCTGCCGATCTCGCTGTTCATGGTCGTCGCCACCGCGGCCTTCCTCAAGATCACGGGGTTTGCGTGA
- the nuoI gene encoding NADH-quinone oxidoreductase subunit NuoI, producing MSALGQAAKALLLKDFVSAFFLSMRQFMAPKETINYPHEKGPLSPRFRGEHALRRYPNGEERCIACKLCEAICPAQAITIEAGPRRNDGTRRTVRYDIDMVKCIYCGFCQEACPVDAIVEGPNFEFATETREELYYNKEKLLANGDRWERELARNIALDAPYR from the coding sequence ATGTCCGCTCTTGGCCAAGCTGCAAAGGCGCTGCTGCTGAAGGATTTCGTCAGCGCCTTCTTCCTGTCGATGCGCCAGTTCATGGCGCCGAAGGAGACGATCAACTATCCGCACGAAAAGGGGCCGTTGAGCCCGCGCTTCCGCGGCGAGCATGCGCTGCGCCGCTATCCCAATGGCGAGGAGCGCTGCATCGCCTGCAAGCTGTGCGAAGCGATCTGCCCGGCGCAGGCGATCACCATCGAAGCCGGCCCTCGCCGCAACGACGGCACGCGCCGCACCGTGCGCTACGACATCGACATGGTGAAGTGCATCTATTGCGGCTTCTGCCAGGAAGCCTGCCCGGTCGACGCCATCGTCGAGGGGCCGAATTTCGAATTCGCGACCGAGACGCGCGAGGAGCTCTACTACAACAAGGAAAAGCTGCTCGCCAACGGCGATCGCTGGGAGCGGGAACTGGCGCGCAACATCGCGCTCGACGCGCCGTATAGGTGA
- a CDS encoding NADH-quinone oxidoreductase subunit J: MLTGLEAVFFYLFAFIAVASAFMVISARNPVHSVLFLILTFFNAAGLFLLTGAEFLALILLVVYVGAVMVLFLFVVMMLDVDFAEMKQGALQYAPIGALVGLILAAELIVVLGGYSFAPQLASTVAQHTPDLAARSNTAALGDILYTDYLYYFQIAGLVLLVAMIGAIVLTLRHKPGVKRQSIAAQVGRTPATGMEIRKVKSGEGI, encoded by the coding sequence ATGCTGACTGGATTAGAGGCGGTCTTCTTCTACCTCTTCGCCTTTATCGCCGTGGCGTCGGCCTTCATGGTCATTTCGGCGCGCAACCCCGTGCATTCGGTGCTGTTCCTGATCCTGACCTTCTTCAACGCCGCTGGGCTGTTCCTGCTGACCGGCGCCGAGTTCCTGGCCCTGATCCTGCTCGTCGTCTATGTCGGCGCGGTGATGGTGCTGTTCCTGTTCGTCGTCATGATGCTCGACGTCGACTTCGCCGAGATGAAGCAGGGCGCGCTGCAATATGCGCCGATCGGCGCGCTGGTCGGACTGATCCTGGCGGCGGAGTTGATCGTCGTGCTCGGCGGCTACAGCTTCGCGCCGCAGCTGGCCTCGACCGTTGCACAGCATACTCCCGATCTCGCCGCGCGCTCCAACACGGCCGCGCTCGGCGACATCCTCTACACGGATTATCTCTACTACTTCCAGATTGCCGGCCTGGTGCTGCTGGTCGCCATGATCGGCGCCATCGTCCTGACGCTGCGCCACAAGCCGGGCGTCAAGCGGCAGTCGATCGCGGCACAGGTCGGCCGCACGCCGGCCACGGGCATGGAAATCCGCAAGGTCAAGTCGGGCGAGGGGATCTGA
- the nuoK gene encoding NADH-quinone oxidoreductase subunit NuoK: MVVGIAHYLTVSAILFTLGVFGIFLNRRNIIVILMSIELILLAVNINFVAFSAALHDLVGQVFALFVLTVAAAEAAIGLAILVVFFRNRGSIAVEDVNQMKG, translated from the coding sequence ATGGTCGTCGGCATTGCACATTATCTGACCGTTTCGGCGATCCTGTTCACGCTCGGTGTGTTCGGCATCTTTTTGAACCGCCGCAACATCATCGTCATCCTGATGTCGATCGAGCTGATCCTGCTTGCGGTCAACATCAACTTCGTCGCCTTCTCGGCTGCGCTGCATGACCTTGTCGGCCAGGTGTTCGCCCTGTTCGTGCTGACGGTCGCGGCGGCCGAGGCGGCGATCGGTCTTGCCATTCTTGTCGTCTTCTTCCGCAACCGCGGCTCGATCGCGGTCGAAGACGTGAACCAGATGAAGGGTTGA